aaaaaattttcctatcCAATCCTTGTACTTAGTAAATCACAATGTTTTCATTAACTTGAGAGAATAAGAGTATGAACGTAGATGATGAACAGCTAGTGTGGCTTAGCTTTGGAAACTTTTGTAAGAAGGAACGAATATTTAAATATGAACAAAGATATTTGTATAACTATCGATTTTAGCACTTGGAAATTAATAATATTTCTCACCAAAGCCGAAATCACCAACCGTGGAGATGAACAATAAATACTAATCAAGTTCTTAATTTTCTGCTCTTATTCCTCATGTCCTATTCCAATCATCTTATCCTCACCCACTACAAGTGGGTCCCAATTTGTAGAATAAATAATTGAATTGGGATAGCTAGATCCATTcataaattcaatcctaaatgtTGGAGATATCTTTGAAATTCTTCGTATATacttttaattgtaaaaatatcTCTAGGAGATCCTCCGTGTCTGCTTTAGTTACCTTTCCTTcattaattataattaattgttATATGATATTGTAATATCTAATTTACTCGGATAGTGAACTTGTAATAGCTTTCACTATGAAATACACATACAATATACAATTTTTGTTCGCACATTCTTGTCTGTAAATTTCGCgccaaataaaattatatttacaACTTCAATCGCGATAAGTGAGATGCGACAtaaatccattaaaaaaaattaatgcaagtgaaaagaaagaaagcacaaaAACAAGTGTTGTCGAAGGAAGTCTTTGCATTCCCAACCAATATGTTCCCGTCCCGACCAAAAATCAATGTctcaataaatattaaaattattcatataTTTCATAATAAACTCCAAATAGTTTTCACTTCACTaccggaaaaataaaataacataagaaataaataaaaacttcactttatttttttttctcctttttcggGTATCTCTGCTTCAGGGCATGAACAGCTTGTTCCCGCACTTGCATCGCCAGGCCTCCGGATAATACTCCTGCAGCACGCTCAGATCGGGCTGGACCGGCACGAGAACCGGTTTGCAAGGCAAGCAGTTTCCGCACTTGGATATGCACGACGGCGGCGCCCCACCCGGCCCCACGAGCTGCCTCCGAGCCACAGCCTGCTCCAACTCAGCCCTCGAGGAAAGTCCCCCGCACATCACCGAGACGCTCTCTTGGGCTAGCGGCCTCGCCAACGTCGAcgtgaggaggaggaagaagagagcaaGGGCGGCGACGATCGGCCACCTCCGCGTCTGGCGGTCCCGGCTGGGGACCAATGTGCCCATTCCTGCGATGTCAAAAAGCAAGTGTTCGAATAGGGGATTGATCACGAGGGGTGTGTTTGAATGATTGGTCGATCCTATGTTAATCTCACTTTGCTTTAACCACAGCACCAATTTAGTACCGTCTTAGGTGTTGATTAGGGAGAAATACCGTGTTAGAATAGGGAGAGTTATTACTTCGCAGtatgaatttaaaaatataattagatTCGGAGTAAATTAAAGCGAAAACAAAGCACAAATTTAATGCGAGAAGAAAAATTACCGGAGAGATCAACAAGTGTGGCCATCTACCTCACTTCACGAGAAGAGCTGGTCGCCAGAAAATTCACTATGAATTTGGAGAATACGAAATTTAGATGAAGTATTTATAGGCTTTTAAGATGACTACATAAGGTAGTAGAATATATTGCGGTATCAATTTATACAAGGTACTAAATTATATTGGCAATCGATGGATATATCATGAGAGCCTTTTTCAATACTATTTGGCAACTAACGGCTATTATTCACTAGGGAAAGTAGCACAAGCAATCAAAAGATAAACTATGTTTACTATGAAGATCTACGAGGATTCTGGGAATATCTTGAGGATGGATTTATTTTCACATCTCAAATCGCAACCTAATTGAACATTACATTGACTATTGACTCATGTAGCCTCCACATAAAAAGGCAATAGATGGATGGAGGAATATTGCAAAATCTCGCTCCCCCACGTCCCTCCGTATATAAATTAttgtataataaaaaattgggtGCGATAATTCTTGGAAAATCTAAGATAATATGATGCTTGTTCATCACCAATGCCACTCTTTTGGCCCCATTAAATTTCTTATGAACAGTCTTATAGGCTAGTATCACGGCCCAACAAAATCCTCCTACAAAGATGAGCCGTGACCTGACCGACCGGCCATGCCGTGATGCATGCCATGGATCAGACCATGAACCGGGCATGATACAAGCCATGAATCAGGCACAATGGCCGATCGACCCAACATGGTCGAGCATGAACCAAGGTGGTCAAGCGTGTGAACCAGTGCACGATCCAGTACATGAACCAGCGCATGATCCACACGACCCAGCGCATGGCCGACCACGATCCCTGGGCGAATCTGGTCAGCCCAAGAGTCATCCAAAGGGTTGTCCAAGACTTCAAGTAATGATGATACCGTACCAAGTCCCACAAGGGACAAGCCATGGAGGACGAGTCATAGAGATCTAAACAAGTAAGATAAGGGGAATATGACGAAAGGAAAAGGACAAAGCTGAGGAACCAAGGGGGTCACTCGAATTCTGCCCCATTCTTGTATAAACATgcaaacacccccacactttgtACTCACCCAACTAGTGCAATAGttcgacggaaaaaaaaaaagtagtgcATCTCTCCCACAACTctatctctctcaattctctccctTTACAATCCGAGTGACTATGAGCGTAAGTGACGATCCTTTGGCAAGGCTTGATTTAGGTGATCCAACAATCCTACGAGCCTAAGCCGCCGCAAAGGACTCGATCGAGCACTGGCCGGTGACACTAGCCTAGACAAGATGACGGGTGCTAAATATTGCGATTGAAGTGGTTTCAACTTAagcctctcttttttcttttcaagttaCTAGAGCAAATTAGACTCAAATGTGCATTATACTCTTTACCATTGGTTTTCGGCTTTTTCATTAGAGAGTGAAAAGTAAaatattgaagaagaaaagaaggaaagagccACGAATCACTCACACATACTCCAACgttcagggaaaaaaaattcttaaagaaTAGAACAAGAAATCACGACATACACCAATGATCCAATCATATGTTATACATGTGCATGCGTGTACAAGTGACAATCCGAACGCACACGTGGCAGGCGGTGATTGGTTGATCTCATTCCCGGATATGGCGAGGTCCGTCCTCGGTCTTCCCGTAAGGCCATGTCCATGTCCCTGTCCTTATTCCCCGAGTTTCTGCTGCTGCTCCGTGGGTGAACGAGAGTCCTTGGAAGCTTGGTTTCCAGTTCGGCAATGGCGCTTGAGGTGAGCTTCGATTACTCAAATTCATGTTCAGTTGAGGATGCGAGGATTCGGGAGAAGAATGTGATTCGCACTGAATCTTCGCGGGGGTTGTGAAATTTTGGGGCAGGCGTGGTTCATGGACGACAGCGATGGCGACAAGAGGCTCCCTCACCATCGCAGCCCCCCAGAGTTCGTCTCTTCGGACCACCTGtcaggtcctctctctctctctctctctctctctctctctctctctctctgaagatgcattcattttctgcgaaTTCGTTGATGTTGATGGGATGACTGAGTCGAAGAGCTTTTTGAGTGGTTGCAGATGTGGGGGTTCTGTACTGGAAGTTGGATCCCAGTGACTATGAGAACGACGAGGAGCTGCGCAAGATCAGGGAGGACAGAGGGTACAATTACATGGTATCTTCACACTCCATTTTCAATTCAGTAATGTTCATCTTTGCGTTTTTTCGGTTGCAATTGTAGGATGGAAATTGTTTAGCTCTTATACTTGATGAGTCTGTGAGATGATCTCTTTTTAAAGGAGCTGAGGAAGCCCCTGTAGTTCGCAATCCACGAAAGTATGGTTAGATGCATCAGTTCCTTAGTCACCGTAACATGACACCGCCAAATTACAAAATTCACGCAATGCCAATCTCGATCTATCCTCCAGTTTCAACATTTGAAGGTTCCCCATCGCGATTGGCTTGCTTCTATACTTGTTGCTGCGCCATGGTGTGAGCTGACGCGCAGACGCCCTTCTTGCCTCGAGAAATTATTTGGTGCGTCGGAAGCATGTTCTTGGATTCGCATGTATGATGAGCACGGAATCCATCATAACGTTTCCCAGTGCATCCGTTTTTTAGGCACTCGAAATGTGGGGTGCTTAACTAGATGAGAGACGACTTGGTGAAAGTTAGGCTTTTAGATGACTGCCCATAAGCTTGAAACTCGTTCTTACAATGAAGTATAGAGCTGATTATGGAGGATTGCGAGGCATAACTAGAGATTATGCTACAGCGGATTTACTGTGGGAGGCCACGGATTCGACTTAGATAGGTACACAGATGTGACGAGGAGCAGACTAAGTTTAGTGTAGATCGAGACAATGGACCAAATAATGTACTGGGGATAACCTTGAACTCGAACATTGGTTTCCTATGGTAAGGAGTGAATCTGAATCAGGACAATCGCGGAGTCATTGCCTGTGGTCGCCGAAAGCTATCATGTTACCTTTCACTCCCTAGGATGCTGATCGGAGACCGACTTTTTGGCCTATTTCCTTCTGTCGGAATGTTCTCAGGATCTGGTGGATCTGTGCCCGGAGAAAGTGGACGACTACGAGCAGAAGCTCAAGAACTTCTGGACGGAGCACATACACGGGGATGAAGAGATACGCTACTTCTTAGAAGGGAGCGGATACTTTGATATCCGAGACAAGGACGACCGCTGGATTAGGATGTGGGTAAAGCCTGGCGACCTCATCGTCCTGCCCGCCGGAATCTACCACCGGTTCACTCTCGACACCAGCAACTACATCAAGGTATCCGAATCTTTGTCTCACCACAGCGATTTGATCTTGTTAAATGCGTTAGTTCTATGATTGAGTGAGACCACCTGGAGTTGACACAATGCAGCAAAGATTCATCGCCATTTTATGTCGTTGACAACGCAGTTGATGAGGCTGTTTATTGGCGAACCCGTGTGGGCGTCTTTTAATCGGCCGCAGGAAGACCACCCGGCAAGGAAGCAGTACACAAGAAGCTTGACCGAGAAAGCGGGCGCTGCGCTCGCGGCTCATTAATTCTCACGAGCTGCAAGGAATGGCCGGCCACATGCTCTTGGAATGTACGCTGGAATTACATAAAGCTTCGTGTTCGGATGTCGCCTCTCTATGTATTTATCTGTACTTTCTGGATTGCAAACTGATGTTCTGAAATACAATTTCCCCGTAATCCAGCTCTTGTTTCGGTCAGCAACCGTACACCTCTGATATACGAGGATGTACATTTGTCAAAGACATACTAATGAGTATAACTATGGGTGTGTAGATCCGGGCGGGTCCAGTCCCCAGTATGAAATCGAGGATCCGACCGGTAGTATCGGTCCTCAAATTTTCgagaccaaggaccggaccggctATCCGGTCTGGTCCCAATCTCGACCCATTGGGATCACTAATACTAGCTGCTTATATAAATTtaacccttgaaatacaataAGCTTCAATTGCAtattaatttacaatctatatcatcgattgaataaaaaaacacgctggtccaatttgctcacctTCCTAATGAAGGCGTGTCTTCACGGAATGGTAGGCTTAACAATGACATTGGTCTAACCGCTGACACAATAGAAGACTATTTATTTAAGTGAACAATTGAAACGCATGAACAGTAAAAAATTGCTGccactatattaaatgaaccgattgaatcatttcttttttggaaagAACACGTTAGTGTACACTCACCACATAATACAttggaaaagaccataataagTAGGATAGATTACATTCATAACATTGATGGGCTGTTCGAGTgtcaaaaagaaattgatataaACTATTCTTGTAAAGTGAATTCACCAGCATTCAACTCGGACATACTTTCATGGTTCCAACTGAACTGCCACTCAATTCTTTCACGATTCCTATCATTGTTGACGGGCAAAAGACATGCCATATAAGTAGAACGTTCTGGAGATATCTTATCAAAAATGTACAGCTTAACAATGAAAATGGCTccagaaatgaacattgaaaataaatgaaagtttcatttttttaattgtatatatctatatacataaataattatatatattatggatgGTTCGAGCCGATCCCATCCACCTGGAATTGAGGATTGGACCGCCCGGTCatcggtcccatttattgggacccgGGACCGAACCGCCCCCCTCAAGGACAAGACCCACccgcccggtccggtccgatccagtttgctcacccccAAGTATAACTCAATCTATGCGGGAGTTCATgagcctaattccctaaaaaaaaaatcctgaattTTAGGTCTAGTTTTAATTCTATCCCGAATTTATTTTTCGCtcgagaaaaatcataaaatttaggttcaatctcaaatctgtcccgaatattttttttctgtctaacaaaaaatctttaatttttggtCCAGTTACAAATCTAACcctgaaattttgttttttctattaaaaaaataaccattctcAATTTACTTGCAAATATACCCCATGATTCAGCCTCAACTTTGACTTGGCATTTCCATGTCGATGACAAATGCACATTAGCTAGGTGATATggaaaattatgttaaaaaagaAACCATTCTTTGGATATCAAAATTGAAGATCAGCAACGGCGATTTTAGGACAGGGGGCTAGTGGGAGCAAATTGGGAatagagtaaaaattggtgacttttttctaaaaggaaaaaaaaaaagttcaacatagatttaggaattgatataaagtttgggatttccatcttagacaaagaaaagttcaggaaagatttgaactaaatctaaagtttgaaatttaaatctaaagttgagagattttttaggaaattaggccGGTGTTCAAGTGAGGTAACCAATGCAACCAAGCAATCACGGGAAAAAAGAGCGGCCTCATGTCCACGAACCACTCATCATTTGTACTTGATGAGATTTTTCAATGGGCGGGGCCGCCACGGCACGGTGGCCGCTGCTAGAATCTCGATCTGGCATCTCCTAGTCAGgggaaagcaaaaaaagaaaaaaaaaatacatacgtaaggcaaaaaaaaaaaaaaagaaagaagaagggaaagtaagaaggggaaaaaaaggatttttaaCCAACAAGCCCCGGGCGAATCCTGTTTCACCTGGACCGACCGAATGAAAATCGTTAAtcatctttttatctttttcttttaaaaggtAGGTCTTATAAACAAATCAAAGGTTGAGACATGCAACGTTTCTTTTTCAGGAAATCAGAATCATCAACCTTACATAAAGCTTTGCGTCACTTGCAAGGTTTTCATAGCGCGACCGGTGGATCATCTGGCCAAGAAGAACCTCAAGATCTTAAGTGTCTTGGCCTTTAGAGTTTCCTAGAGTTTTCCAATGCTTTATACAATCTTCTCGGGGGTGGACGATGCTGTAATTATCCCGTGCTCTAGAATCTTATTTAATGTCGATAGTTAGGAAGATGGGAGATGCGGTATTAGCCATTAAATCGAGTTTAGATCAATGGTTGTAGTCCAAGGCCCTCTACTATATAAAGAGGTGTCCTCCTTATCATTTATTTGATCATCCAATAAAGGATCTAATAATAGAAATACAAAGTattctctctctagaactctTTCTCTCTACAATTCGAGGATCGAGGCACTCCAATGATCCAAACAAGCCTAAATCGCCTGCACATCAATCTGGTCGAGAGAATGTCCAACTTAGAAGTTGATCATATTGCCATGGATGGAGAGATTCCCACGAGAAGGCCCTGCAAGAGAAAACCCATGGGAGATCAAAGTCTAAAAAAGAGAAGCATCGTCGCACGTTATGTCCTCTATCGAAGAAAAATTCACCAAGATGAGAGTCACCATAGTCAAGTTCATTGACAGCCTCAAATGATGTGAAGGAGCGAATCTCCAACATTGAGAACATGCTTCGCCAAGACTTCACCGTCATCATCAACGGAGAcgtccaagaaaaagaaaattcccacCAAGGCAAGATAGACGCGCTGAAGGTGGAGATACAAGAACTGAAAATCGAACTAGTTCTGTGTAAGACTAGTATTATGAATACTGTAACGGCCGTTCAAGCGGCCCAAAGACAAAGGTGCTAAAACCAAAAGAATTCAAAGGCCAACAATCCGCCATGGAGGTGTACAACTTTCTCTGGAGCATGGAGCGATACTTCGAAGCCGTTGATGAACTTACAACCAATCACGTGCATTGATCCGAAACAAAGCGATACTTTGAAGCCGTTTGTAGATGAAATTTACAAGCTTTTACCATTTTGCATTGTGATGATGCATTAATATCTGGACTGGATTTTATGATACTCGGTGGCTTTCACCGCCCAATGGTCGAAGTCCGAGCCCGGGCTGTCCGAGCACTCTCTTCACTCTCCATGGTACCTTCAAATCGATTCTTCCATCATTTTGCCATAAAGTCGATTTCTCTTGTGATTTTCCATCTAGGATTGAGATGGG
The genomic region above belongs to Rhodamnia argentea isolate NSW1041297 chromosome 6, ASM2092103v1, whole genome shotgun sequence and contains:
- the LOC115743132 gene encoding 1,2-dihydroxy-3-keto-5-methylthiopentene dioxygenase 1-like, producing the protein MALEAWFMDDSDGDKRLPHHRSPPEFVSSDHLSDVGVLYWKLDPSDYENDEELRKIREDRGYNYMDLVDLCPEKVDDYEQKLKNFWTEHIHGDEEIRYFLEGSGYFDIRDKDDRWIRMWVKPGDLIVLPAGIYHRFTLDTSNYIKLMRLFIGEPVWASFNRPQEDHPARKQYTRSLTEKAGAALAAH